The following coding sequences are from one Phenylobacterium glaciei window:
- a CDS encoding class I SAM-dependent methyltransferase: MHRAMRSILDTELSAGSTILVVGAGGGRELQTLGASPANYRLVGVDPSAELLSLAKAYVAADHLDLRTTLVEGVVDNLTEDPVFDAATALFVMHFLPDDGSKLGFLTSIRKRLKPGAPYIHVDVCFDNAAMYERMEHAYARHAILGGLAPDAAAEVASRVGAMPIVSDTVIRERLTQSGFKIVAPFYRGLWYAGWWAEAQ, from the coding sequence TTGCATCGCGCGATGCGGTCGATCCTCGATACCGAGCTTAGCGCCGGTTCGACGATCCTGGTTGTGGGCGCCGGTGGAGGACGCGAGCTTCAGACCCTTGGCGCGTCGCCAGCCAACTACCGCCTGGTAGGTGTTGATCCCTCTGCCGAGTTGCTCAGCTTGGCCAAGGCCTATGTCGCCGCGGACCACCTTGATCTGAGAACGACCCTGGTGGAGGGCGTCGTGGACAACCTCACAGAGGATCCAGTGTTTGACGCGGCGACGGCCCTCTTCGTGATGCACTTTCTGCCGGACGACGGGTCCAAGCTAGGTTTCCTCACCAGCATCCGTAAGCGGCTCAAGCCGGGCGCACCCTATATTCACGTCGATGTCTGCTTCGACAATGCCGCTATGTATGAGCGAATGGAGCACGCCTATGCGAGGCACGCCATATTGGGCGGCTTAGCCCCTGACGCAGCCGCTGAAGTGGCGTCCAGAGTCGGCGCCATGCCTATCGTCTCCGACACCGTCATCCGTGAGCGCCTGACGCAGAGTGGCTTCAAGATTGTTGCGCCGTTCTATCGAGGGCTTTGGTACGCGGGCTGGTGGGCCGAGGCCCAATAG